A window of Ascaphus truei isolate aAscTru1 unplaced genomic scaffold, aAscTru1.hap1 HAP1_SCAFFOLD_1282, whole genome shotgun sequence contains these coding sequences:
- the LOC142475582 gene encoding uncharacterized protein LOC142475582 — MTHTGERPHVCRECGKGFSQLSHLNKHMMTHTGERPHVCGECGKGYSESYSLDIHMRTHTGERPHVCGECGKGFIQLSHLDTHMRTHTGEMPHVCGECGKGFSNISNLIRHKRTHTGEKPYVCGECGKGFSRLCHLNIHKRTHTGERPHVCGECGKGFNRLSHLNIHKRTHTGERPHVCGECKKGFSQLSILNTHMRTHTGERPHVCGECGKGLSDATSLNTHMRTHTGERPHVCGECGKQFSVLFGLNTHMKTHTGEKPHVCGECGKGFSVSSSLNSHMRTHTGERPHVCGECGKGFSASSSLIKHKRTHTGERPHVCGECGKQFSVLFGLDTHMKTHTGERPHLCGECGKGFSTSSSLIKHKRTHTREKPHVCGECGKGFSVLSSLSTHKRTHTGERPISKAGHV, encoded by the coding sequence atgacacacacaggggagagaccgcatgtatgtagggaatgtgggaagggatttagtcagttatcccacctgaacaaacacatgatgacacacacaggggagagaccgcatgtatgtggagaATGTGGGAAAGGATATAGTGAATCATACAGCCTGGAcatacacatgaggacacacacaggggagagaccgcatgtatgtggggaatgtggaaagggatttattcagttatcccacctggacacacacatgaggacacacacaggggagatgccgcatgtatgtggggaatgtgggaagggatttagtaatATATCCAAcctgatcagacacaagaggacacacacaggggagaaaccgtatgtatgtggtgaatgtgggaagggatttagtaggTTATgccacctgaacatacacaagaggacacacacaggggagagaccgcatgtatgtggggaatgtgggaagggatttaataggttatcccacctgaacatacacaagaggacacacacaggggagagaccgcatgtatgtggggaatgtaagaagggatttagtcagttatccatcctgaacacacacatgaggacacacactggggagagaccgcatgtatgtggggaatgtgggaagggactTAGTGATGCaaccagcctgaacacacacatgaggacacacacaggggagagaccgcatgtatgtggggaatgtgggaagcaaTTTAGTGTGTTATTCGGACTGAACACACACAtgaagacacacacaggggagaaaccgcatgtatgtggggaatgtgggaagggatttagtgtgtcatccagtcTGAACTCACAcatgagaacacacacaggggaaagaccgcatgtatgtggggaatgtgggaagggatttagtgcgtCATCCAGCCTGAtcaaacacaagaggacacacactggggagagaccgcatgtatgtggggaatgtgggaagcaaTTTAGTGTGTTATTTGGACTGGACACCCACAtgaagacacacacaggggagagaccgcatttatgtggggaatgtgggaagggatttagtacgTCATCCAGCCTGAtcaaacacaagaggacacacacacgggagaaaccgcatgtatgtggggaatgtgggaagggatttagtgtgttatccagcctgagcacacacaagaggacacatacaggggagagacctaTCTCTAAAGCTGGGCATGTGTAG